A genomic region of Leptotrichia hofstadii contains the following coding sequences:
- a CDS encoding formate--tetrahydrofolate ligase, whose protein sequence is MTDIEIAQNAKLKKIGEIAESIGLTEDDFEPYGKYKAKVSLEVLKKNAGKKDGKLILMTAVTPTPPGEGKSTVTVGLTQALNKFGYKSIAALREPSLGPVFGMKGGAAGGGMSQVVPMEEINLHFTGDIHAISAAHNLISACIDNHIHFGNELDIDVNNITFKRVLDMNDRNLRSIVVGLGPKVNGVPRENSFQITVASEIMAIFCLADSITDLKERIGEIVFAYNRKGEMLKVKQLNIQGAVAALLKDAIKPNLVQTLENTPVFIHGGPFANIAHGCNSLLATKMALKLSDYVVTEAGFAADLGAEKFLDIKARLGNLEPNVIVIVATVRALKHHGGDKDLKSENIETLTKGLVNLEKHIESMQKYNLPVVVAINKFITDTDAEIQVIKDFCAKMDVEVANCEIWEKGGEGGKELVEKVMNAIEKNEKSDKKYTPLYDLNLSIQEKIEKIAKEIYGADGVNFAPKALNNIKKYVENGYDKLPICISKTQKSLSDNPNLLGRPTGFTITINEVRLSAGAGFLVAMAGEIIDMPGLPRKPAAELIDIDENGIISGLF, encoded by the coding sequence ATGACGGATATTGAAATTGCTCAAAATGCGAAATTGAAAAAAATTGGTGAGATTGCAGAAAGTATTGGACTTACAGAGGATGATTTTGAGCCGTACGGGAAGTATAAGGCTAAGGTTAGTTTGGAAGTATTGAAGAAAAATGCAGGGAAAAAAGATGGGAAATTGATTTTAATGACGGCTGTTACTCCTACGCCTCCGGGGGAAGGAAAGTCTACTGTTACTGTTGGATTGACTCAGGCGTTGAACAAGTTTGGATATAAGTCGATTGCTGCACTTAGAGAGCCGTCTTTGGGGCCTGTGTTTGGGATGAAAGGTGGAGCTGCTGGTGGTGGAATGTCGCAAGTGGTGCCTATGGAAGAGATAAATTTACATTTTACGGGGGATATTCACGCAATTTCGGCTGCACATAACTTGATTTCTGCGTGCATTGACAATCATATACATTTTGGAAATGAACTTGATATTGATGTGAATAATATTACTTTCAAGCGTGTGCTTGATATGAACGACAGAAATCTAAGAAGCATTGTCGTTGGGCTTGGGCCAAAAGTGAATGGCGTGCCTCGTGAAAATTCGTTTCAGATAACAGTTGCTTCGGAAATTATGGCGATTTTCTGTCTTGCTGACTCTATTACTGATTTGAAGGAAAGAATTGGCGAAATAGTTTTTGCATACAACAGAAAAGGAGAAATGCTCAAAGTTAAGCAGCTTAATATTCAAGGGGCAGTAGCGGCATTACTAAAAGATGCGATAAAGCCTAACTTGGTACAGACTTTGGAAAATACGCCTGTATTTATTCACGGTGGACCTTTTGCGAATATTGCACATGGATGTAATTCCCTGCTGGCTACAAAAATGGCATTGAAATTGTCTGATTATGTGGTTACAGAAGCTGGGTTTGCGGCTGATTTGGGGGCTGAGAAATTTTTGGATATAAAAGCTAGGCTTGGGAACTTGGAGCCAAATGTTATTGTAATCGTTGCGACAGTTCGTGCGTTAAAGCATCACGGCGGAGACAAGGATTTGAAGTCAGAAAATATTGAAACATTGACAAAAGGGCTTGTAAACCTTGAAAAACATATTGAAAGCATGCAAAAGTACAATTTGCCAGTTGTTGTGGCAATTAACAAATTTATAACTGATACTGACGCTGAAATTCAAGTGATAAAAGACTTCTGCGCAAAAATGGATGTGGAAGTTGCCAACTGCGAAATCTGGGAAAAAGGTGGAGAAGGTGGAAAAGAGCTTGTGGAAAAAGTTATGAACGCCATTGAAAAGAATGAAAAATCAGATAAAAAATACACTCCACTTTATGATTTGAATTTGTCAATTCAGGAAAAAATTGAAAAAATTGCAAAAGAAATTTACGGAGCAGATGGAGTGAACTTTGCACCAAAAGCACTTAACAATATTAAAAAATACGTAGAAAACGGCTATGACAAATTGCCAATATGTATTTCAAAAACACAAAAATCATTGTCAGATAACCCAAATCTGCTAGGGAGACCAACAGGCTTCACAATTACAATCAACGAAGTAAGACTATCAGCTGGAGCAGGATTCTTAGTAGCAATGGCTGGAGAAATTATTGATATGCCGGGATTACCGAGAAAGCCCGCGGCAGAGTTGATTGATATTGATGAGAATGGGATAATTTCAGGATTATTTTAA